One window from the genome of Candidatus Didemnitutus sp. encodes:
- a CDS encoding dienelactone hydrolase family protein produces MHSRTFLATVAVLAASTLLTAKVVTQAVPYEHDGVKLEGFLAYDDAVMTPRPGVLVLPEWWGLNDYAKSRATQLAELGYVAFAVDYYGAGVTTTEASRASELAKPFYGDAKKWAARGRAGLDQLLATGKVAPDKVAAIGFCFGGSAAQVLAYSGAPLAGIVSFHGSPIAAWDGASNHAKILMLHGAADLFIKPEEIAAWEKAADAGKFDWQWVAYAGAVHAFSNPGADELGKKNNIPVRYNEPAARRSWEHMKLFFAELFAK; encoded by the coding sequence ATGCACTCCCGCACCTTCCTCGCCACCGTGGCCGTGTTGGCCGCCTCCACGCTCCTGACCGCCAAGGTCGTCACGCAAGCCGTCCCGTATGAACACGACGGCGTGAAGCTCGAAGGCTTCCTCGCCTATGACGACGCCGTCATGACGCCGCGTCCGGGCGTGCTCGTGTTGCCTGAGTGGTGGGGCCTGAACGATTACGCGAAGAGCCGCGCGACGCAGCTCGCGGAGCTCGGCTACGTGGCGTTCGCGGTGGATTACTACGGCGCCGGCGTGACGACCACGGAGGCGAGCCGCGCGAGCGAGCTGGCGAAGCCATTCTACGGCGACGCGAAAAAGTGGGCCGCGCGCGGTCGCGCCGGGCTCGACCAGCTGCTGGCGACGGGCAAGGTCGCGCCGGACAAGGTGGCGGCGATCGGCTTCTGCTTCGGCGGTTCGGCGGCGCAGGTGCTGGCCTACAGCGGCGCGCCGCTGGCCGGCATCGTGAGTTTCCATGGTTCGCCGATCGCGGCGTGGGACGGCGCGAGCAACCACGCGAAGATCCTCATGCTGCACGGCGCGGCGGACCTCTTCATCAAGCCCGAGGAAATCGCGGCGTGGGAAAAGGCGGCCGACGCCGGCAAGTTCGACTGGCAGTGGGTTGCCTACGCCGGCGCGGTGCACGCGTTCAGCAATCCCGGCGCCGACGAACTCGGGAAGAAGAACAACATCCCGGTGCGCTACAACGAGCCGGCGGCGCGCCGTTCGTGGGAGCACATGAAGCTGTTCTTCGCGGAACTGTTCGCGAAGTAA